In a genomic window of Thermoproteus tenax Kra 1:
- a CDS encoding YkgJ family cysteine cluster protein, whose translation MRQFQCLPDCALCCRASPVTVLPHEVYILQSLARDLGVVVKFAPAYNVADVQNGVRIALSYLMLLDDEGKCPFLRGTKCLVHDLYKPLTCRSFPYLPKVIRYELDPIAKEVRMEINFVMSTLCPVVRKDLSPGDVAKMANVKVAVEYAPREVAVAKETVAKRLFYARILSDLWQKGYVELDDGSAYPHLPVVNGFSYIRRFRPELTLKDLA comes from the coding sequence GTGAGGCAGTTTCAGTGTCTGCCCGACTGCGCCCTCTGCTGTAGGGCCAGCCCGGTCACTGTCTTGCCCCACGAGGTGTACATACTGCAGTCTCTGGCGCGCGACTTAGGCGTCGTTGTAAAGTTCGCGCCCGCCTACAATGTAGCCGACGTCCAGAACGGCGTCAGGATAGCCCTCAGCTACCTCATGCTCTTGGACGATGAGGGGAAATGCCCCTTTTTGCGCGGAACCAAATGTCTAGTGCACGACCTCTACAAGCCTCTAACTTGTCGCTCCTTCCCCTATTTGCCCAAAGTGATAAGGTACGAGCTGGACCCCATAGCCAAAGAGGTGAGGATGGAGATAAATTTCGTCATGTCTACTCTCTGCCCAGTGGTGAGGAAAGACTTGAGCCCCGGCGACGTGGCAAAAATGGCGAACGTCAAAGTGGCGGTTGAGTACGCCCCCAGGGAGGTCGCCGTGGCTAAAGAGACTGTGGCAAAAAGGCTGTTTTACGCGCGCATACTCAGCGATCTGTGGCAGAAGGGATACGTTGAGCTAGACGATGGAAGCGCCTATCCCCACCTTCCTGTGGTGAACGGCTTTTCATATATCAGGAGGTTCCGGCCCGAGCTCACTCTGAAGGACCTAGCCTAG
- the surE gene encoding 5'/3'-nucleotidase SurE — translation MNILVTNDDGIYSPGLRLLYSFVKDLGRVYVVAPETPKSASGLGITLHKPLRVSRMDLEGVTAYATSGTPSDTVYLAALEIMDKIDIVLSGINIGDNTSIQVVLSSGTIGAAMQAALLGIPAAAFSFDITDPEQFWEDPALISAARHIARALVKFVEEEGMPRGVDVISINFPRRFRPNVAVKIVPAAKVKFSQKVDRRVDPRGSTYYWLYGEMVKAEPGTDVYVVHEEGNIALTPLTFNMNVLGERPQVDTKGLEKLAKVLNSSIGAPQ, via the coding sequence GTGAACATCCTCGTCACCAACGACGATGGGATCTACTCGCCGGGCCTCAGGCTGTTGTACTCATTTGTCAAAGACTTAGGAAGAGTATATGTAGTAGCGCCGGAGACGCCCAAGTCGGCGTCGGGCTTGGGCATCACGCTCCACAAGCCTCTGAGAGTTTCGAGGATGGATCTTGAGGGCGTTACAGCTTATGCCACGTCGGGCACGCCGTCAGACACAGTCTATCTAGCCGCCTTGGAGATAATGGACAAAATAGACATAGTTTTGTCCGGCATAAATATCGGCGATAATACCTCCATCCAGGTGGTGCTCTCCTCCGGCACAATAGGCGCGGCCATGCAGGCAGCGCTGTTGGGCATCCCTGCCGCGGCCTTCTCCTTCGATATAACGGATCCTGAACAGTTCTGGGAGGATCCAGCGTTGATCTCGGCGGCCCGACATATCGCCAGAGCGTTGGTGAAGTTCGTGGAGGAGGAGGGCATGCCTCGCGGCGTAGACGTTATAAGCATAAACTTCCCTCGGCGGTTTAGACCGAACGTAGCAGTCAAGATAGTGCCAGCAGCCAAGGTGAAGTTCTCGCAGAAGGTCGACCGGAGGGTCGACCCCAGAGGATCGACGTACTACTGGCTCTATGGAGAAATGGTGAAGGCCGAGCCTGGCACCGACGTGTATGTGGTACACGAGGAGGGGAATATAGCGCTGACTCCGCTCACATTCAACATGAACGTCCTCGGGGAGAGGCCTCAAGTTGATACCAAGGGTCTGGAGAAGTTGGCCAAGGTCTTGAACAGCTCCATCGGCGCCCCCCAGTAG
- a CDS encoding DUF998 domain-containing protein yields MPIKVFGLLLALGALQFIAVVQIASALYPGYSAWTNYISDLGNRSLAGPAVSSIFNSSALALGALTIASAYGLGRAAQRRALTTSTLALAGVGALGVGLFPEGTPHGLHTISALIAFLFGGLAVAFLGSYTPVPKALRMLGILMGAITLISLAAYVALGEPPIVERLIVYPILIYAAIYGLYVAARWA; encoded by the coding sequence ATGCCAATAAAGGTTTTCGGACTACTTTTGGCGTTGGGCGCGCTCCAGTTCATAGCGGTCGTCCAGATAGCAAGTGCGCTATATCCGGGCTACAGCGCGTGGACCAACTACATAAGCGACTTGGGGAATAGATCCCTCGCAGGCCCGGCGGTCTCCTCCATATTTAACTCCTCGGCGCTGGCTCTGGGCGCGCTGACTATCGCGTCGGCGTACGGGCTTGGTAGGGCCGCCCAGAGGAGGGCTCTCACTACGTCCACGTTGGCGCTCGCCGGCGTGGGAGCTCTGGGAGTGGGCCTATTTCCCGAGGGCACGCCCCACGGCCTCCACACAATCTCAGCGCTAATCGCCTTTCTTTTCGGCGGCTTGGCAGTGGCCTTCCTGGGCTCCTACACGCCCGTGCCGAAGGCTCTACGGATGTTGGGCATCCTTATGGGCGCGATCACGCTTATCTCCCTTGCGGCCTACGTAGCGTTGGGAGAGCCGCCGATTGTCGAAAGACTCATTGTATATCCAATCCTTATTTACGCAGCCATCTACGGGCTGTATGTGGCCGCTAGATGGGCCTAG
- a CDS encoding aldehyde ferredoxin oxidoreductase family protein, with protein sequence MPGWQGRILRVDLTRRKFVVQELDASIARDFIGGRGLAIKILWDELPPGTDPLSPHNKLIFAAGPLTGLTNVNTGKLVVAAKSPITGGYGDGNIGAWAGVYMRRAGYDAIVVEGRANKPTYLYIDERGVEFHDASDLWGLNTWATEDKLQKIHGRDAGVLTIGPAGERLVKYAVVVAQRGRAGGRPGMGAVMGSKNLKAVVVKGKGEIPVADKAINKIGIEAVEQGRKMPGYSFWMKQGTTSTVEWAQEASVLPTYNFSEGQFDEFEKIGGAMVEKMEVDLKSCPLCFMPCGHWVPSEEGTAEVDYENIALLGSNLGIGDLSKVAELNRVADLMGMDTISLGNTLGFAMEASERGLTKEFGYKIEWGDYKAARELAIDIALRRGFGDLLAEGTMRASQRLGKGAEELAVQVKGLEVSGYDCHAAPAMALAYATSPIGPHHKDAWVISWEVKTDRLGYTREKAAKVIELQRIRGGWFEAFVACRLPWVEVGLSLDWYPKLFKAATGIDATPDYFNEVGDRIYALIRAFWIREYGYWSRELDVPPPKWFKRPLTKGPLKGAHLDYDKYNELLSHYYDLRGWGQNGVPRRSTLKRLGLAHVAETLEKYVEVPD encoded by the coding sequence ATGCCTGGATGGCAAGGGAGGATCCTCAGAGTGGACCTCACTAGAAGGAAGTTCGTCGTACAAGAGCTGGACGCCTCTATTGCGAGGGACTTCATAGGGGGGAGGGGGCTTGCGATAAAGATATTGTGGGACGAGCTTCCCCCAGGCACAGATCCGCTCTCGCCGCACAACAAACTCATATTTGCCGCCGGGCCGTTGACAGGTTTGACAAACGTCAATACGGGCAAGTTGGTTGTCGCCGCCAAATCGCCAATCACCGGCGGATACGGCGATGGCAACATAGGGGCCTGGGCCGGAGTCTATATGAGGAGGGCCGGCTACGACGCTATAGTTGTAGAAGGTAGGGCGAATAAACCTACATATCTCTATATAGATGAGAGGGGAGTAGAGTTCCACGACGCCAGCGACTTGTGGGGGCTCAACACGTGGGCCACCGAGGACAAACTACAGAAGATACACGGAAGGGACGCCGGCGTCTTGACCATAGGGCCGGCGGGCGAGAGGCTTGTTAAATACGCTGTGGTCGTGGCCCAGAGGGGGAGGGCCGGAGGCAGGCCGGGAATGGGCGCCGTGATGGGTTCCAAGAACTTAAAGGCGGTGGTGGTCAAGGGCAAGGGCGAGATACCCGTGGCCGATAAGGCGATAAACAAAATAGGTATAGAGGCCGTTGAACAAGGGAGGAAGATGCCCGGCTACAGCTTCTGGATGAAGCAAGGCACTACATCTACAGTTGAATGGGCGCAGGAGGCCAGCGTTCTCCCAACATATAACTTCTCGGAGGGCCAGTTCGACGAGTTTGAGAAAATAGGAGGGGCCATGGTGGAGAAAATGGAGGTCGACCTCAAGTCGTGCCCTCTATGTTTCATGCCCTGCGGACATTGGGTACCCTCCGAGGAGGGCACCGCTGAGGTCGACTACGAGAACATAGCTCTGTTGGGCTCCAACTTGGGCATCGGAGATTTGTCGAAGGTCGCCGAGCTGAACCGCGTGGCGGACTTAATGGGCATGGACACTATATCTCTCGGCAACACTCTCGGCTTCGCCATGGAGGCAAGCGAGAGGGGTTTGACGAAGGAGTTCGGCTACAAGATAGAGTGGGGCGATTACAAGGCCGCCCGCGAGCTGGCCATCGACATAGCTCTCAGGAGGGGCTTCGGAGATCTCCTCGCCGAGGGCACCATGAGAGCCTCGCAGAGGTTGGGAAAGGGCGCAGAGGAGCTGGCGGTGCAAGTCAAGGGCCTCGAGGTGAGCGGGTACGACTGCCACGCAGCTCCCGCCATGGCGCTTGCCTACGCCACCTCGCCCATAGGCCCCCATCACAAGGACGCATGGGTCATCTCGTGGGAGGTCAAGACGGACCGCCTCGGATATACGAGGGAAAAGGCCGCAAAAGTGATAGAGCTACAGAGGATTAGAGGCGGTTGGTTCGAGGCGTTCGTGGCATGCCGTCTGCCCTGGGTCGAGGTGGGCTTGTCTTTAGACTGGTATCCCAAGCTCTTCAAGGCGGCGACAGGTATCGACGCGACCCCCGACTACTTCAACGAGGTCGGCGACAGAATATACGCGCTGATAAGGGCGTTCTGGATAAGGGAGTACGGCTACTGGAGCCGGGAATTGGATGTGCCGCCCCCCAAGTGGTTCAAGAGGCCTCTCACGAAGGGCCCGCTGAAGGGCGCACACTTAGACTACGACAAATACAACGAGCTCTTGAGCCACTATTACGACTTGAGGGGCTGGGGCCAGAACGGAGTGCCGAGGAGGAGCACTTTGAAGAGGCTGGGGCTCGCGCACGTCGCAGAGACCCTCGAGAAATACGTGGAGGTTCCCGACTAG
- a CDS encoding APC family permease codes for MGELERRATGIKGAILNSLAGQAPAYSIAGGAAFIMQFAGAAAPLAMLLTTLGVMSIVYSVFLLARRYPHAASFYAYAANTLGPWAGFLNGVMYTVLYSATLGLGSVAIAFGYLTAQGLQAAFGVSVNPIFLVPLPMILALIPAVLGIRPSIRTEAALTSIEVAILLSFVGLTLYQYRGALSAFPFTPQATFQTGLLGVLGAVAGGLLFSITYFMGFEVSTQIAEEASEPKRDVPWGTLAATLAMGLLYVAVTYSIVVNMGYSAVAINNYVQQASSGVNPIYGLMGQYLGPLGEALFAVAVMTSVFSCYLATLNATARMFYGMARDGLMSRGLAETNRFKAPSKAIYLSTALAAAAAAGAYIASYLSGYVQPIDMTYNAMEYAYALDAFYYIASLVVLAIGAVKIAPFWGKILSAAGAALLAVAFYESISAPVYLYIFAASIAAALATGYLKLGGRLSGMKEVVCPNC; via the coding sequence ATGGGCGAGCTGGAAAGGAGGGCCACGGGCATTAAGGGGGCCATACTCAACTCGCTCGCGGGGCAGGCGCCCGCCTACAGCATAGCCGGCGGGGCCGCCTTTATAATGCAGTTCGCCGGCGCCGCCGCGCCTCTGGCCATGTTGTTGACCACGCTGGGCGTGATGTCTATCGTCTACTCCGTATTTTTGTTGGCCAGGAGATATCCGCACGCAGCCAGCTTCTACGCCTACGCGGCAAACACGTTGGGTCCGTGGGCAGGCTTTCTTAACGGAGTGATGTATACAGTGCTCTACAGCGCCACGCTGGGGCTCGGCTCAGTGGCCATAGCCTTCGGCTATTTGACTGCGCAGGGCCTCCAGGCGGCCTTCGGCGTATCTGTAAACCCGATCTTCTTGGTGCCCCTTCCTATGATCCTGGCGTTGATACCGGCGGTCTTGGGGATAAGGCCCAGCATAAGGACGGAGGCCGCCCTCACCTCAATAGAGGTGGCTATACTTCTCTCGTTCGTGGGCCTGACGTTGTATCAGTACAGAGGCGCCCTCTCGGCGTTCCCATTCACGCCTCAAGCCACTTTTCAGACCGGCCTTCTGGGAGTGTTGGGGGCCGTAGCGGGAGGTCTCCTCTTCTCTATCACCTACTTCATGGGCTTTGAGGTCTCGACGCAGATAGCCGAGGAGGCCTCGGAGCCCAAGAGGGACGTGCCCTGGGGGACCCTCGCGGCCACGTTGGCCATGGGCCTGTTGTATGTAGCTGTGACGTACTCCATAGTCGTCAATATGGGCTACAGCGCCGTAGCCATCAACAACTACGTGCAACAAGCTTCGTCGGGCGTTAATCCGATATACGGACTGATGGGGCAGTACTTGGGCCCCCTGGGGGAGGCGCTCTTCGCCGTAGCCGTGATGACCAGCGTGTTCAGCTGCTACCTCGCCACCTTGAACGCAACGGCCAGGATGTTCTACGGAATGGCCAGAGACGGTCTAATGTCGAGGGGCTTGGCTGAGACCAACCGCTTCAAGGCGCCATCAAAGGCCATCTACTTAAGCACGGCGCTGGCGGCCGCCGCGGCCGCAGGCGCCTACATTGCCTCATATCTCAGCGGCTACGTCCAGCCCATTGACATGACCTATAACGCCATGGAGTACGCCTATGCCCTAGACGCCTTCTACTACATAGCCTCGTTGGTAGTGTTGGCTATCGGCGCAGTAAAGATAGCTCCATTCTGGGGCAAGATATTGTCGGCCGCGGGCGCGGCGCTCTTGGCGGTGGCCTTTTATGAGTCCATAAGCGCTCCGGTATATCTATATATATTCGCGGCGTCCATTGCGGCGGCCCTCGCCACGGGGTACCTCAAGCTCGGAGGAAGGCTCTCCGGAATGAAGGAGGTCGTCTGCCCCAACTGTTAA
- a CDS encoding sulfite exporter TauE/SafE family protein — MPIGVVEYALSVLSGVLVGFSLGLIGGGGSILAVPLFLYFVGLSSLPGADHIAIGTTALAVGINAFINSYMHLKKRNIAPRIGAVFAAVGLVGSLIGAYLGHITPGKSLLTYFAIAMIVLGIYVAVRREATKAGTPTEADRLREALAKCPRLTPSTIAKVAGFGFLVGLVSGYFGIGGGFLIVPSLMFSAGLCITRAIGTSLISVGTFGVASGLEYWYYGDVLPIIAVLYVLGGVAGGYLGTSLAVKAPKRTLRIAYGVIIVLVGIYMLYRIYG; from the coding sequence ATGCCCATAGGAGTTGTGGAGTACGCCTTGTCGGTCTTGTCGGGGGTCCTCGTAGGGTTCTCGTTGGGGCTGATCGGCGGCGGTGGCTCCATCTTGGCTGTGCCCCTCTTTTTATACTTCGTAGGTCTTTCGTCGTTGCCCGGCGCCGATCATATAGCCATAGGAACTACGGCCTTGGCTGTGGGCATAAACGCGTTTATAAACTCCTATATGCATCTGAAGAAGCGCAACATTGCCCCGAGGATCGGCGCTGTCTTCGCCGCGGTGGGACTAGTTGGGTCGCTGATAGGGGCCTACCTCGGCCACATAACGCCCGGCAAATCCCTCTTGACGTATTTCGCAATAGCGATGATAGTATTGGGCATATACGTCGCAGTGAGGCGGGAGGCCACAAAGGCTGGGACGCCCACTGAGGCCGATAGGCTACGGGAGGCGTTGGCCAAATGTCCCCGATTGACTCCCTCAACCATAGCCAAAGTCGCCGGCTTTGGATTCCTCGTCGGCCTCGTCAGCGGATACTTCGGCATAGGCGGAGGCTTCCTCATAGTGCCCAGCTTGATGTTCTCGGCGGGGCTCTGTATAACTAGGGCGATTGGCACGAGCCTAATAAGCGTCGGCACATTCGGCGTCGCCTCAGGTCTTGAATATTGGTACTATGGCGATGTGCTCCCCATAATAGCCGTCTTGTACGTGTTGGGAGGCGTCGCCGGGGGATACCTCGGCACGAGCTTGGCGGTGAAGGCGCCCAAGAGGACGCTCCGCATAGCCTACGGAGTTATAATAGTGTTGGTCGGCATCTATATGTTGTATAGGATATACGGATAA
- a CDS encoding MBL fold metallo-hydrolase has product MRVFFDGGIVLEGRGFRIIVDPFKPHDFRTFDLVLVTHGHSDHVTRHIKRARVALTKETMAVLLTRYGVRPLELHIVRPGDVLDFGKFRVAVYNAGHVMGSVMYVVESAEGTVGFTGDFNVYGSNVVDGADQIEADVLVMEATYGSRHYVFPPREKIYRELLELAEKKDVLLAIRAGPLGKGQELAKLLPHDRLYLEPKIAELNRALGVRGGREYRPRAVGPGDVVLLGLTSRPPLGATLVELSGHFAVHKPQDGLGLPLSNHSDFPGLLEMALRSRAKRIYTVYGHAAELAKWLNRLGVRASTIPPKGQMELTQWL; this is encoded by the coding sequence GTGCGTGTGTTTTTCGATGGCGGCATAGTGTTGGAGGGAAGGGGGTTCAGGATCATCGTAGATCCCTTCAAGCCGCACGACTTCAGAACGTTCGACCTCGTCTTAGTCACCCACGGGCACAGCGACCACGTGACTAGGCACATCAAACGGGCGCGCGTCGCTCTGACGAAGGAGACCATGGCCGTTCTGTTAACTAGATACGGCGTTAGGCCCTTGGAATTACATATTGTGAGGCCAGGCGACGTTCTGGACTTCGGCAAGTTCCGTGTGGCCGTCTACAACGCAGGTCACGTGATGGGCAGCGTTATGTACGTAGTTGAATCGGCCGAGGGCACCGTGGGGTTTACCGGCGATTTCAATGTGTATGGGAGCAACGTGGTGGACGGAGCAGACCAGATCGAGGCCGATGTGTTGGTGATGGAGGCCACATACGGCTCGCGGCACTATGTCTTCCCCCCGAGGGAGAAGATCTATAGGGAGCTGTTGGAGCTGGCTGAGAAGAAGGACGTCCTCCTCGCCATAAGGGCCGGCCCCCTCGGCAAGGGCCAGGAGTTGGCCAAGCTCCTGCCCCATGATAGGCTCTATCTGGAGCCCAAGATAGCGGAGCTCAACAGAGCTCTGGGAGTGCGCGGAGGCCGGGAATATAGGCCGAGGGCCGTCGGCCCCGGCGACGTGGTCTTGTTGGGCCTCACATCGCGACCGCCTCTGGGGGCTACGTTGGTGGAGCTCAGCGGCCACTTCGCTGTGCATAAACCGCAAGACGGCTTGGGCCTTCCTCTGAGCAACCACTCGGACTTCCCCGGGCTTCTGGAGATGGCGCTCAGGAGCAGAGCCAAGAGGATCTATACAGTCTACGGCCACGCCGCTGAGCTCGCCAAGTGGCTCAACAGACTTGGCGTAAGGGCCTCGACGATACCCCCGAAAGGGCAGATGGAGCTGACCCAGTGGCTCTAG
- a CDS encoding MFS transporter → MRRGGRLGLVSLIVSLTIAARSVNYMVQSTVPPFARELGLGPAEVGLLAATGAAGQLISTVFLNVVLGPEQRRKAFVLSATAVPFLLAAFALSGPVSLWPAVFAAGLVFGIIMPNLINLPSLSPQSAERLLAIYSLSLSISLVVGPAYETAVLAKYSYRYVFLFFLPLALLLAVLSRKAAFPPSRAEGSLKRLYARALSSAGFLSSVLSITAYNVPFMALVTYLPIYASEQLGLPNALAYSLFIPFFSVSMATRLYMSLRPVRDLVKAFVASVALTLAGLVLLWSSSSYATIAAAMALLGVPHGSVFTLSTIMIARTTPVEERNAVNSLFSSYLVILGIAVPPALGALAEAWGFRSMWLSLLLPTAIASGAFLALFGRSERLRRPT, encoded by the coding sequence ATGCGCCGCGGCGGACGTCTGGGGTTGGTCTCGCTCATAGTGTCTCTGACGATCGCCGCCCGTTCAGTCAACTATATGGTCCAGAGCACAGTTCCGCCGTTTGCCCGAGAGCTGGGGCTGGGGCCCGCCGAAGTGGGCCTCTTGGCCGCGACGGGTGCCGCCGGCCAGCTCATAAGCACCGTCTTCTTAAACGTAGTCCTGGGGCCCGAGCAGAGGAGGAAGGCCTTCGTGCTCTCCGCCACGGCTGTGCCGTTCTTATTGGCGGCATTCGCCCTCTCGGGCCCTGTCTCTCTGTGGCCCGCCGTCTTCGCGGCGGGTCTGGTGTTCGGCATCATTATGCCCAACCTCATCAATCTGCCGTCGTTGAGCCCTCAGAGCGCGGAGCGCCTCCTGGCTATATATTCTCTCTCGCTCAGCATCAGCCTAGTGGTCGGGCCAGCCTATGAGACGGCCGTGTTGGCCAAATACAGCTACAGATATGTATTTCTATTCTTCCTACCGTTGGCCCTCCTCTTGGCGGTCCTCTCGCGCAAGGCGGCTTTCCCGCCGTCGAGGGCCGAGGGATCCCTCAAGAGGCTCTACGCGAGGGCGTTGTCCAGCGCGGGCTTCTTGTCTTCGGTGTTGTCTATAACAGCCTACAATGTACCCTTTATGGCGCTCGTGACATATCTGCCCATATACGCCTCTGAGCAGCTGGGCCTCCCGAATGCGTTGGCCTACTCGCTCTTCATCCCCTTCTTCTCCGTCTCTATGGCCACGCGCCTCTATATGTCGTTGCGGCCCGTGAGAGACCTCGTCAAGGCCTTCGTTGCTTCAGTCGCGCTCACGCTGGCCGGCCTCGTCTTGCTCTGGAGCTCGTCCTCCTACGCAACTATAGCGGCCGCCATGGCGCTCTTGGGAGTGCCCCATGGCTCCGTCTTTACTCTGTCCACAATAATGATCGCCCGCACCACTCCAGTCGAGGAAAGAAACGCGGTCAATTCTCTTTTCTCCTCCTACCTAGTGATCTTGGGGATAGCGGTGCCGCCCGCGCTGGGCGCGTTGGCCGAGGCCTGGGGGTTTAGATCTATGTGGCTCTCCCTTCTGCTTCCCACGGCTATCGCCTCGGGGGCCTTCCTGGCGCTGTTCGGCAGATCGGAGAGGCTGAGGCGCCCTACTTAA
- a CDS encoding glycogen/starch/alpha-glucan phosphorylase, translating to MIVSITPELALDGSKNYAGGLGVLEGDKFYAAARLGVPYTVITLLYDRGYVEYTEQNGQLEPTEEDQSNFIKRLELFRTCWTTVGGEEVEVAFYLYRLNTATAVFVKPLRPAWAAQATERLYIERTELERFRKYIILAKAALRYIEKFIGWDRVKYVDLQEAYTALVPLLKPDPRYRLVVHTPAPWGHPTFPSRFFRQELGFDLAMNPVVLTELGLAASSEGVVVSKKMVHFAARTFPHHAHKIKAVTNAVEIPRWQHPAVADVKGPEELKAARARVKEEALRALGVRTDRPVIVWARRLTSYKRPHYMVQLIEEVNTDLFFILGGRAHPNDEYGRRIMAEFKRLAATRPNVLYIPSLYVEDMRKIIWAADIFTFTPFSGWEASGTSFMKAGINGVPSVASRDGAVVEVVRDRYNGWLFGEDRTELVSPDTPDIDEREYAEFKQKVNEALDALADGSYWEVAFNAYKTFREYYSMERLFKEYGYL from the coding sequence ATGATAGTGTCGATAACTCCTGAGCTTGCTCTAGACGGAAGCAAGAACTACGCGGGAGGTCTCGGCGTCTTGGAGGGCGACAAGTTCTATGCGGCGGCCAGACTCGGAGTGCCCTATACTGTGATAACTCTGTTATACGACAGAGGGTATGTGGAATATACAGAGCAGAATGGACAGCTGGAGCCCACAGAGGAGGATCAGTCCAACTTTATCAAGCGGCTGGAGCTCTTTAGGACCTGTTGGACCACTGTGGGAGGCGAGGAGGTCGAGGTGGCCTTCTATCTCTACCGTTTGAATACGGCCACCGCAGTCTTCGTGAAGCCTCTAAGGCCGGCCTGGGCCGCCCAAGCCACAGAGCGGCTCTATATTGAGCGCACAGAGCTGGAGAGGTTCAGAAAGTATATCATCTTGGCGAAGGCCGCCTTGCGCTATATTGAGAAGTTCATAGGGTGGGACAGAGTCAAGTACGTGGATCTCCAGGAGGCCTACACGGCGCTTGTTCCCCTCCTCAAACCCGATCCTAGGTACCGCCTCGTCGTCCACACGCCTGCTCCGTGGGGACATCCGACTTTTCCGTCCCGGTTCTTCAGACAAGAGCTGGGCTTCGATTTAGCCATGAACCCCGTTGTGCTCACCGAATTGGGCTTGGCCGCGTCCTCGGAGGGGGTGGTAGTCTCCAAAAAGATGGTCCACTTCGCCGCGCGTACGTTCCCGCACCACGCACACAAAATCAAGGCCGTGACCAACGCTGTCGAGATACCCAGGTGGCAACACCCCGCCGTAGCGGACGTCAAAGGCCCCGAGGAGCTCAAGGCTGCTAGGGCGAGGGTCAAGGAAGAGGCTCTGAGGGCTCTGGGCGTTCGCACGGATAGGCCCGTTATAGTCTGGGCCAGGAGGTTGACCAGCTACAAGAGGCCGCACTATATGGTGCAATTGATCGAGGAGGTGAACACAGATCTCTTCTTCATCTTGGGCGGCAGAGCCCATCCCAACGACGAGTACGGAAGGAGGATTATGGCCGAGTTCAAGAGGCTCGCCGCCACTAGGCCGAACGTTTTGTATATCCCGAGCCTCTATGTGGAGGACATGAGAAAGATCATATGGGCGGCCGACATTTTCACCTTCACGCCGTTCTCCGGGTGGGAGGCCTCGGGCACCTCGTTCATGAAGGCCGGGATCAACGGAGTACCCTCAGTGGCCTCGCGAGATGGAGCAGTCGTCGAAGTGGTCAGAGACAGATATAACGGGTGGCTCTTCGGCGAGGATAGAACCGAGCTTGTGTCGCCCGATACCCCCGATATAGATGAGCGCGAATATGCCGAGTTTAAACAGAAGGTCAATGAGGCCTTGGACGCCCTCGCGGATGGATCCTATTGGGAAGTGGCCTTCAACGCCTACAAGACCTTCAGAGAGTACTACTCCATGGAGAGGCTGTTTAAGGAAT